The following coding sequences lie in one Pontibacter sp. G13 genomic window:
- a CDS encoding Gldg family protein translates to MNNKQKTIQWLLVIGVIIVVNLLTSGIFKRFDLTKEGRYSLSEVTEETLDTLKYPVVMTVFLEGKFPPNIREYQSSIQTTLLEMKQYAGYKLEFEFVDPSNNPQLLKTFQDKGFVPIPIKVQVSATEQRQQYMWPLVVAQSRGRELYIDLLKGASVMTPQGPNVNFIKAESDLEYKLISAIRTLVKDPGESGLIAFLQGHGETNVGEMGEWVNEMQNGGYQVYTLSLGQTERYEISPSIKLLIISQPTQSFSERDKYEIDQYLMRGGAVLWLMGQEKVDLDMYKKQSALTELRELNLDDLFMRYGFKINYDLVQDLNCEKTEVFVEGPNGGSFTSRPWVFSPLIFNFPDHPINKNVDAALLRYASSIDTVSVQNVRREVFLQTSPASRTIQGAQFINVGEYVSTPPPASMFRGGPKMVGVYAEGQFQSVFANRAIPNDVPSAPPAAARQIPHNHPDVPGRMAIISDGEFALGKQFRGERGYMPYDNKTLLSNAVDYLQGDLALTLVRSKEVTVRQIDREKAAESAGLIRVINIVLPVLIIILFGVIRAILRRRKQQGYQEI, encoded by the coding sequence ATGAACAACAAACAGAAAACTATCCAATGGCTGCTGGTGATCGGTGTGATCATCGTGGTCAATCTCCTGACCAGTGGCATTTTCAAACGGTTTGACCTCACCAAAGAAGGGCGTTACTCGCTCTCCGAAGTGACGGAAGAGACGTTGGATACCCTCAAGTATCCCGTCGTGATGACCGTTTTCCTCGAAGGTAAATTCCCCCCAAATATCCGCGAATACCAATCTTCGATCCAGACTACCCTGCTGGAAATGAAGCAATACGCGGGTTATAAACTGGAATTTGAGTTCGTCGATCCCAGCAATAATCCACAGCTACTCAAGACTTTTCAGGACAAGGGGTTTGTCCCGATTCCGATCAAGGTCCAAGTATCTGCCACAGAGCAACGACAGCAATATATGTGGCCGCTGGTGGTGGCGCAGAGTCGAGGCAGAGAGTTGTACATCGACCTGCTCAAAGGCGCGAGTGTCATGACACCGCAAGGCCCCAATGTGAATTTCATCAAAGCAGAATCCGACCTCGAATACAAACTCATTTCAGCCATTCGGACCCTCGTCAAAGACCCCGGCGAGTCTGGCTTGATTGCTTTTCTCCAAGGACATGGCGAAACCAACGTAGGAGAAATGGGCGAATGGGTCAATGAAATGCAGAATGGAGGCTACCAAGTCTACACGCTGTCATTGGGACAAACCGAGCGATATGAAATCTCCCCTTCTATCAAATTGCTGATCATTTCGCAGCCGACTCAGTCATTTTCTGAAAGGGACAAATACGAGATCGACCAATACCTCATGCGAGGCGGAGCTGTCCTCTGGCTCATGGGACAGGAGAAGGTGGATCTCGATATGTATAAAAAACAATCCGCATTGACCGAGCTTCGGGAATTGAATCTGGATGACCTCTTCATGAGATATGGATTCAAGATCAATTACGACCTCGTGCAAGATCTCAATTGCGAAAAAACCGAAGTCTTCGTGGAAGGCCCCAATGGGGGATCTTTTACGTCGCGGCCTTGGGTATTCTCTCCGCTCATCTTCAATTTTCCTGATCATCCGATCAATAAAAACGTCGATGCTGCCCTCCTGAGATATGCCTCCTCCATCGACACGGTTTCTGTCCAGAATGTAAGACGTGAGGTGTTTCTGCAAACTTCTCCCGCAAGCCGAACCATTCAAGGGGCGCAATTCATCAATGTAGGAGAATATGTGAGCACGCCTCCTCCCGCATCCATGTTTAGAGGTGGACCGAAAATGGTCGGCGTGTATGCCGAAGGACAATTCCAATCGGTATTTGCCAATCGGGCTATTCCCAACGATGTGCCTTCAGCTCCACCCGCAGCTGCCCGTCAGATCCCTCACAATCATCCCGATGTCCCCGGGCGAATGGCCATCATCTCCGATGGAGAATTTGCACTCGGAAAGCAGTTTCGAGGAGAGCGCGGATACATGCCGTATGACAACAAGACCCTGCTATCCAATGCAGTAGATTATTTGCAAGGAGATTTGGCCCTGACCTTGGTGAGAAGTAAAGAAGTGACGGTTCGGCAGATTGATCGAGAGAAAGCCGCTGAATCCGCTGGATTAATCCGAGTGATCAACATCGTTTTGCCGGTATTGATCATCATCTTGTTTGGCGTGATCCGAGCAATTCTTCGCAGACGCAAGCAACAAGGCTATCAGGAAATTTGA
- a CDS encoding RidA family protein, with the protein MSEQEIHNSSKAPEPVGLYPHARRVGNLLFLSGVGPRARGTKKIPGVELDESGNIVSYDIEAQCHSVFQNIRYILEDSGASWDDIVDVTVFLTNMKDDFKTYNKVYAEYFKDNQPCRTTLGITALPTPIAIELKVIAAISE; encoded by the coding sequence ATGAGTGAACAAGAAATCCACAACAGTTCCAAGGCCCCGGAACCGGTTGGCCTCTATCCCCATGCACGCCGTGTGGGCAATTTGCTATTTTTGTCTGGCGTAGGCCCAAGAGCGCGCGGCACAAAAAAAATTCCCGGTGTGGAATTGGACGAATCTGGAAATATCGTTTCTTACGACATTGAGGCTCAGTGCCACTCGGTCTTTCAAAATATTCGCTACATCCTCGAAGATTCAGGCGCTTCCTGGGATGACATCGTGGACGTTACGGTCTTTTTGACCAATATGAAGGATGACTTCAAGACCTACAACAAGGTCTATGCGGAGTATTTCAAGGACAATCAGCCTTGCAGAACTACGTTGGGGATCACAGCACTGCCTACTCCGATTGCGATCGAGCTGAAGGTGATTGCAGCGATTTCGGAATAA
- a CDS encoding DUF6150 family protein, with the protein MLSIFSALMTAMTVMFATPTEPQPTSAPTPPDDLCEVYGTVFIETVPAFADYRVFVSDMEGFADLVVFKQDAELFADRAGHWYFTDIKAIADFTVYVEQVESFADFTIAYTDFQSAAGCR; encoded by the coding sequence ATGCTGTCCATCTTTTCAGCACTCATGACTGCCATGACGGTCATGTTTGCGACTCCCACAGAACCTCAACCTACATCAGCGCCCACACCTCCAGATGATCTCTGCGAAGTCTATGGCACGGTCTTCATCGAGACAGTCCCTGCCTTTGCGGATTATCGGGTATTTGTGAGCGACATGGAGGGATTTGCGGACTTGGTGGTCTTCAAGCAGGATGCGGAACTATTTGCAGATCGGGCTGGGCACTGGTATTTTACAGATATCAAAGCAATCGCCGATTTCACGGTTTATGTAGAGCAGGTGGAGAGCTTTGCTGATTTCACCATTGCCTACACAGATTTTCAGAGTGCTGCCGGATGCCGCTAA
- the prmA gene encoding 50S ribosomal protein L11 methyltransferase — MTTTDPTYLEITLPLPVDLREPAMALLTALAFEAFEETESGIKGYVLKEDFDEAQIRETLSIFPNGPFPFEVSEMENKNWNAEWEQSYPPVEVGTFCQIVPTFHQPKEGFQHTVLIDPKMSFGTGHHETTRLMIQLMEHSAIANRTVLDMGCGTGVLGILAAKLQASQVLGIDIDNWSYENAKENVSLNHIDMDILLGTSEVIPEAQFHVILANINRNVLMADIPIYAMHLQEGGELLLSGFYERDQALIEQVCTSAGLTLADSRVEQSWTALRFRK, encoded by the coding sequence ATGACAACAACTGATCCTACATATCTGGAAATCACGCTCCCCCTCCCAGTAGATCTGCGTGAACCTGCCATGGCACTGTTGACGGCCTTGGCTTTTGAGGCATTTGAGGAAACCGAGTCAGGAATCAAAGGCTACGTACTCAAGGAGGATTTTGACGAGGCCCAGATCAGGGAGACCCTTTCGATTTTCCCCAATGGTCCATTTCCTTTCGAAGTATCCGAAATGGAGAACAAGAACTGGAATGCCGAGTGGGAACAAAGCTATCCACCTGTAGAGGTAGGCACTTTCTGCCAAATCGTCCCAACCTTCCACCAGCCCAAGGAAGGATTTCAGCACACCGTTCTCATTGACCCCAAAATGTCCTTTGGAACGGGGCATCACGAAACCACGCGGTTGATGATCCAATTGATGGAGCATTCAGCCATCGCCAATCGGACTGTGCTGGACATGGGTTGCGGTACAGGCGTATTGGGGATTCTGGCAGCCAAACTCCAGGCTTCTCAAGTGTTGGGGATCGATATCGACAACTGGAGCTATGAAAATGCCAAGGAAAATGTGTCTTTGAATCATATCGACATGGACATCTTGCTCGGCACTTCGGAAGTCATTCCGGAAGCGCAATTTCATGTGATTTTGGCGAATATCAACCGAAATGTGCTGATGGCCGATATTCCCATTTATGCAATGCACCTTCAAGAAGGGGGAGAATTGCTGTTGAGTGGTTTTTATGAAAGGGACCAAGCATTAATCGAACAAGTGTGTACGAGTGCTGGCTTGACGTTGGCGGATAGCCGTGTCGAACAATCTTGGACGGCCCTCCGATTTCGCAAATAA
- the rpsT gene encoding 30S ribosomal protein S20, whose product MAHHKSAKKRIRQNAKRRLRNRFKKATMRTAIKRLRLETDKGEAEKMLPSVVSTIDRVAKTNLIHKKNAANLKSKLTKHVNKLA is encoded by the coding sequence ATGGCACATCATAAGTCCGCGAAGAAGAGAATTCGCCAGAATGCCAAGCGAAGACTGAGAAACCGCTTCAAGAAGGCGACTATGCGTACCGCTATCAAGCGTCTGCGCTTGGAAACAGATAAGGGTGAAGCAGAAAAAATGCTTCCATCCGTGGTATCTACCATCGACAGAGTTGCTAAAACCAACTTGATCCACAAGAAGAACGCTGCTAACCTGAAGAGCAAGTTGACCAAGCACGTCAACAAGCTTGCCTAA
- the radC gene encoding RadC family protein: MDLLSYKPIHTWAVEDRPREKLAEKGLDALTDAELLAIILGSGTRNQSALDLARSLLDSHQNLQGLAAASSKALTKIRGIGPVKAQIILVVFELGRRKSQHEAKRRHIRHSRDAAKYLQEKLADRKQEVFWAIFLNQNHEIVHEQQFFEGGIASTVIDTRVIMHVALEHLAAAMIICHNHPSGNLRPSAADRAITRKIKSGADIFDIRLLDHIIVSHRGYYSFTDEGLLD, translated from the coding sequence ATGGACCTCCTATCCTACAAACCCATCCACACCTGGGCCGTGGAAGACCGCCCACGTGAGAAACTGGCTGAGAAAGGCCTAGATGCCCTCACAGACGCCGAATTGCTGGCCATCATCCTAGGCTCCGGCACCCGCAATCAATCTGCCCTTGACCTCGCCAGAAGCCTACTGGACTCCCATCAAAACCTACAAGGCCTTGCAGCGGCTTCCTCCAAGGCCCTTACCAAGATCCGGGGAATCGGCCCCGTCAAGGCCCAAATCATTTTGGTCGTCTTCGAACTCGGCAGGCGCAAATCACAACATGAGGCCAAACGAAGGCATATTCGGCATAGTCGAGACGCCGCCAAGTATCTCCAAGAAAAACTGGCAGACCGAAAGCAGGAGGTTTTTTGGGCGATTTTCCTGAACCAAAATCATGAGATTGTCCATGAACAACAATTCTTCGAAGGAGGAATTGCCAGCACAGTGATCGATACACGGGTCATCATGCATGTCGCCTTGGAGCATCTGGCAGCAGCCATGATCATTTGCCACAATCATCCATCCGGCAATCTCCGTCCCAGTGCCGCAGACCGGGCCATTACCCGCAAAATAAAATCAGGAGCCGACATCTTCGATATTCGGCTCCTGGATCATATTATCGTCTCCCATCGGGGATATTACTCATTCACTGACGAAGGATTGCTGGACTAA
- a CDS encoding M1 family metallopeptidase, with protein MNLKQAVSILSLTGTCLAVFGQAPTPQALPMEAPFESAYEQHSRSLDGKPGEAYFQNHADYDIQVSIDPDDRVLSGAEVVTYFNQSPDTLSKLVFRTYQDFYKPEFDRDMRIAPGDMTDGLELDRVVLAGDTLDLIEKSGEVKRQGTNLFIPLESGLAPGDSIEVEIAWHFQISAGGDMRMGSYGKNKDLAYFLAYWYPQVAVYDDIVGWDEYDYNGLHEFYQDFGDFKVSITAPESFLVWSTGKWQNPADILKPTYLSRYQEAWETDSVVRIVDYEDIRKKAQITLDSEGTHTWSFEAEGVPDFAFCLSNYYFWDATSAKVDDEGRRVLTETCYAPGATYFEYVAEFAQQSVEDLSKNTPGVAYPYPKLTVFQGGKGGGGMEYPMMVNNSISYHKGATFQLVYHEIAHTYFPFLMGINERRYAWMDEGWASYLPMNLTKELGHGDRPALLNTLTFQKVAKGNYPPLMTNTHELKGTAYYTYAYSHPAVAYSMLHEVLGDSVFRLGMQMYIDRWSGKHPIPYDFFFTFNEASGEDLGWFWKPWFFESPTPDLKLRLIDRKKKNISLVIQNKGGMPVPVHLSFELANGQTIEKHLSPAVWKNQRELEITESFDAKVQRITLGRYDIPDSYPKDNKLDFRKTTKD; from the coding sequence ATGAATCTCAAACAGGCCGTAAGCATCCTCTCGCTGACAGGTACATGTCTGGCTGTATTTGGTCAGGCTCCTACCCCCCAGGCACTCCCGATGGAAGCTCCATTCGAATCCGCCTATGAGCAACATTCTCGCAGTCTCGACGGCAAGCCCGGTGAGGCATATTTCCAAAATCATGCAGATTATGACATTCAGGTGTCTATTGATCCAGATGATCGAGTCTTGTCAGGCGCTGAGGTAGTCACCTATTTCAACCAAAGCCCCGATACCCTGAGCAAGTTGGTTTTTCGTACTTATCAGGATTTCTACAAACCCGAATTTGACCGCGATATGCGTATCGCTCCGGGGGATATGACGGACGGGCTGGAATTGGATCGGGTCGTACTGGCCGGAGATACGCTTGATTTGATCGAGAAATCTGGAGAGGTCAAACGCCAAGGGACCAATCTATTTATTCCACTAGAAAGTGGCTTGGCTCCGGGGGACTCTATAGAGGTGGAGATTGCCTGGCATTTCCAGATTTCGGCAGGCGGAGATATGCGTATGGGATCTTATGGAAAGAATAAGGATCTCGCCTATTTCTTGGCTTATTGGTATCCCCAAGTAGCGGTGTACGACGACATTGTCGGATGGGATGAATACGATTACAACGGTCTGCACGAGTTCTATCAGGATTTTGGGGACTTCAAGGTGTCGATCACCGCTCCGGAATCATTTTTGGTGTGGTCTACCGGAAAGTGGCAAAACCCTGCTGATATTCTTAAACCGACTTATTTGTCTCGTTACCAAGAAGCATGGGAAACGGATTCCGTCGTGAGAATCGTCGATTATGAGGATATCCGTAAGAAAGCCCAGATTACGCTAGATAGCGAAGGAACCCATACCTGGAGCTTTGAAGCTGAGGGAGTTCCAGATTTTGCTTTTTGTCTGTCCAACTATTATTTCTGGGATGCGACCAGTGCCAAGGTAGACGATGAGGGGAGAAGGGTATTGACCGAAACTTGCTATGCGCCGGGAGCTACCTATTTTGAGTATGTAGCGGAATTTGCCCAACAGAGTGTGGAGGATTTGTCCAAGAATACCCCCGGGGTTGCCTATCCATATCCCAAGCTAACGGTTTTTCAAGGAGGCAAAGGCGGTGGGGGAATGGAGTATCCCATGATGGTCAACAACTCCATTTCATACCACAAAGGGGCGACCTTTCAACTTGTGTATCATGAGATTGCCCACACCTATTTCCCATTCCTGATGGGAATCAATGAACGGCGGTATGCGTGGATGGACGAAGGTTGGGCTTCCTATTTGCCGATGAATTTGACAAAGGAACTGGGGCACGGAGATCGACCAGCCCTTTTGAATACCCTGACCTTCCAAAAAGTTGCCAAGGGCAATTACCCTCCGCTGATGACCAATACCCATGAACTGAAGGGAACGGCCTATTACACCTATGCTTACAGCCATCCAGCCGTGGCATATTCCATGCTTCATGAAGTACTGGGCGATTCAGTATTCCGCCTTGGTATGCAGATGTATATTGATCGCTGGTCAGGTAAGCACCCTATTCCCTATGACTTCTTCTTTACTTTCAATGAGGCGTCAGGAGAGGACCTCGGATGGTTCTGGAAGCCTTGGTTCTTCGAGTCCCCAACGCCTGATCTCAAGCTGAGATTGATCGACCGGAAAAAGAAGAATATCAGCTTGGTCATCCAAAACAAAGGAGGTATGCCGGTACCCGTTCACCTTTCCTTTGAATTGGCCAACGGTCAGACGATTGAAAAGCATCTCAGTCCTGCGGTCTGGAAGAACCAGCGAGAGCTTGAAATCACAGAATCCTTCGACGCGAAAGTACAGCGTATTACCCTCGGTAGATATGATATTCCGGATAGCTATCCCAAGGACAACAAGTTGGATTTCCGAAAAACCACCAAGGATTAG
- a CDS encoding tetratricopeptide repeat protein, which yields MPEREISTAILVATANSYGEPDRLEILHQEMDDIAGIFEASATPLGVEVILESPSEGIFLFDQFRSFSHRPGLSILHLAGFASENHVQIEGGLGSEPLTPETFASMTAKLPDLKVLFLNGSATKDLITAFLQQDIPAIFATHAKQDRALLGEIATHFYQSLAKGNTIQQACQHVRRNCGVAFPIVEVSYDLEQDEFIWSHNDADPPNWGIYILKDNLHHLDWHLPIFPEKEPVPERKNWLRPLAKPILGGIVVSALLSMALYLWVVNPRILHDWGLFPDPCTFQSPDDYNIILLPIHRESDCIVQDEKINLSVYRRLDRIHGDQEVIQIPSQRCPVDVPHEISGYFNACGADLILWGSYMPEGDLHELQGIKFMYAYRGIADSLKWGSIKLWMEKSLFLPENEKSLSAVEDVLHWVKSTQYFERGLYEETIQELSSMRQVRSRILLEIPERLITCYLAVEEWEKAIQQYDQILTIPGLRDKQYALERGMLLQRVGRHAEAVLDFDMVLDRDPSLLEVRLARAKSLMATNRPEAAKVDLNYALEKQPRNGQTHLLMAALFASNQQRDSMIHSFQRALAYGANRQQFKPWSPTFRPYDLDSELQELIGQMQE from the coding sequence ATGCCCGAACGCGAGATTTCCACTGCTATCCTGGTTGCTACCGCCAACAGCTACGGCGAGCCGGACCGTTTGGAAATTCTCCATCAGGAGATGGACGATATCGCGGGTATATTCGAGGCATCAGCCACCCCGTTGGGCGTAGAGGTGATCCTAGAATCTCCCTCGGAGGGAATCTTTCTATTTGACCAATTTCGATCATTCAGCCATCGGCCAGGCTTGAGCATCCTGCATCTGGCAGGTTTTGCTTCGGAAAATCATGTCCAGATTGAAGGAGGGCTAGGTTCGGAGCCATTGACCCCGGAGACCTTTGCCTCCATGACGGCCAAGCTCCCCGATCTCAAGGTCCTGTTTCTCAACGGCAGCGCAACCAAGGACTTGATCACGGCCTTTTTGCAACAGGATATTCCGGCAATTTTCGCGACACATGCGAAACAGGATCGAGCCTTGTTGGGAGAAATTGCCACACATTTCTACCAGAGCCTCGCCAAAGGGAATACCATCCAGCAGGCTTGCCAGCATGTGCGCAGAAACTGTGGGGTAGCATTTCCGATTGTGGAAGTCAGCTATGATCTGGAACAGGATGAGTTCATTTGGTCCCACAACGATGCTGATCCACCCAACTGGGGGATCTATATTCTCAAGGACAATCTGCATCACCTAGATTGGCATCTGCCTATTTTCCCAGAAAAAGAGCCTGTACCTGAGCGAAAGAATTGGTTGCGCCCCTTGGCCAAGCCGATATTGGGAGGAATTGTGGTAAGTGCGCTCCTGAGCATGGCCTTGTACCTTTGGGTAGTCAATCCTCGAATCCTGCATGATTGGGGGCTTTTCCCTGATCCATGCACCTTCCAATCTCCGGATGACTACAACATTATCCTCCTGCCCATTCACCGAGAATCGGACTGTATTGTCCAAGATGAGAAAATCAATCTAAGCGTCTATCGGCGACTGGACAGAATTCACGGCGATCAAGAAGTCATCCAGATCCCGTCTCAAAGATGCCCTGTAGATGTACCGCACGAAATCAGTGGGTATTTCAATGCATGTGGAGCTGACTTGATCCTATGGGGGAGCTATATGCCCGAAGGCGATCTGCACGAGTTGCAAGGCATCAAATTCATGTATGCCTACAGAGGTATTGCAGACTCGCTGAAATGGGGAAGTATCAAGCTGTGGATGGAGAAAAGCCTCTTTCTTCCAGAGAACGAGAAGTCCCTATCCGCGGTAGAAGACGTCCTGCATTGGGTCAAAAGTACGCAGTATTTCGAGCGAGGCTTGTACGAGGAGACCATTCAGGAATTGTCCTCGATGAGGCAAGTACGTTCCCGCATATTGTTGGAGATTCCCGAACGGCTCATCACTTGCTATTTGGCCGTGGAGGAATGGGAAAAGGCGATCCAACAGTATGATCAAATCCTCACCATCCCCGGATTGCGGGACAAACAGTATGCACTCGAACGAGGTATGCTGTTGCAACGTGTGGGCCGACATGCCGAGGCTGTTTTGGATTTTGATATGGTGCTGGATCGCGATCCGTCTCTATTGGAAGTCCGGTTGGCGAGGGCCAAAAGCCTCATGGCGACCAATCGTCCAGAAGCTGCCAAGGTCGATCTCAATTATGCTTTGGAGAAACAGCCTCGTAATGGTCAGACCCATCTGTTGATGGCTGCGCTTTTTGCTTCCAATCAACAACGGGACTCCATGATTCACTCCTTCCAACGTGCACTTGCATACGGCGCCAATCGCCAACAATTCAAGCCTTGGTCTCCCACATTTCGCCCTTATGACCTTGATTCTGAGCTTCAGGAGCTCATCGGTCAGATGCAAGAATAA
- a CDS encoding CHAT domain-containing protein → MLASSRVPVVFLACVNSYRHGKRLRYLVHERKSIAKILQFDPNAPLYEPIQKGNLANQVFFKLLNKRTHASRVTGLHFTGHWDAHQFKLESDELETPITLKALSDLIGQLPNLKWVFLSGCANPALVELLLARDVPAVIVTQSNEKDPACRAIAQTFYQHLAQGRSIMDAFDKVASIHPEMLPISAQYDVEDNTFDWIGKTGMFSDMKMPWGLYYLPANQDRLLKPVETRRIIPFPVRNPKSNGWRTSVWANGLQWAAGVLALGLLAAGITMFLYPPF, encoded by the coding sequence ATGTTGGCATCATCGCGTGTGCCTGTTGTATTTCTTGCTTGCGTAAACAGTTACCGGCATGGAAAGCGGCTCAGGTACTTGGTACATGAGCGCAAGTCCATCGCCAAGATTCTTCAATTCGATCCAAACGCACCGCTTTACGAGCCCATCCAAAAGGGCAATCTTGCTAACCAGGTTTTCTTCAAATTACTCAACAAGCGGACTCATGCATCTCGAGTGACCGGCCTACACTTCACGGGCCACTGGGATGCACATCAGTTCAAACTGGAGTCGGACGAACTCGAGACCCCGATTACCCTCAAGGCACTTTCTGACCTGATCGGGCAGCTCCCCAACCTCAAATGGGTATTTCTCAGTGGGTGTGCCAATCCGGCACTGGTGGAATTATTGTTGGCACGAGATGTACCAGCAGTCATTGTCACCCAATCCAACGAGAAGGACCCTGCATGTCGGGCCATCGCCCAAACCTTTTATCAGCACCTCGCTCAAGGGCGGAGTATCATGGATGCATTCGACAAGGTCGCCAGCATCCATCCTGAAATGCTCCCCATCTCGGCGCAATACGATGTGGAAGACAACACCTTCGATTGGATTGGAAAAACAGGCATGTTCAGCGACATGAAAATGCCTTGGGGCCTTTACTATCTCCCCGCCAATCAAGACCGGTTGTTGAAACCCGTAGAAACCCGCAGGATCATTCCGTTTCCTGTCCGCAATCCCAAAAGCAACGGTTGGCGGACAAGCGTATGGGCCAACGGACTTCAATGGGCAGCAGGCGTATTGGCTTTGGGCCTCCTTGCTGCTGGCATAACCATGTTCCTCTATCCACCTTTTTGA